Proteins from one Mesotoga infera genomic window:
- a CDS encoding discoidin domain-containing protein gives MFKKGILLLLTLLVVSFMFAGEFNVSAGKTYTLSPAPNANYADTGTKLTDGSFNFSWGDMVGWDNPVANPTIVVDLGAVFEEISYVALKIMYSAPSAVNLPEYFIVSISEDGELYEDLGMGITYAEAPVPNDTIATLYWANDEFVGYGRYVKIEVVPGGNAWTMVAEVIVGDGAIPEELGAVVGGTMDLTEAATVSVGKPYMLIPLSSDAYPDTDSIEVTDGFARYSWADMIGFDNPAINPTIIIDLLEPTSIVRVSGHFMRSFASAVNLPKSLLIGVSDDGMEFRNVGLATITNPYPAQNEFINEIYWVAVEPVVARYVKIEIRPRGNAWTMLAEATVWAVK, from the coding sequence ATGTTCAAAAAGGGTATATTGTTGCTTCTCACGTTACTGGTGGTTTCTTTCATGTTCGCCGGCGAGTTCAACGTGTCGGCCGGCAAGACCTATACATTGAGTCCGGCGCCGAATGCCAATTACGCGGATACTGGAACTAAGCTCACCGATGGCAGCTTCAACTTCAGCTGGGGAGACATGGTGGGCTGGGATAACCCCGTCGCCAACCCGACGATCGTCGTCGATCTCGGCGCCGTCTTCGAAGAGATATCTTACGTAGCTCTGAAGATTATGTACTCGGCCCCTTCGGCCGTCAACCTGCCGGAGTATTTCATAGTGTCCATCTCAGAAGATGGCGAGCTCTACGAGGATCTTGGCATGGGGATAACTTACGCAGAGGCTCCAGTTCCAAACGACACTATCGCCACTCTCTACTGGGCTAACGACGAGTTCGTCGGCTACGGAAGATACGTAAAAATTGAAGTAGTTCCCGGGGGAAATGCCTGGACTATGGTCGCCGAGGTTATCGTAGGAGACGGCGCGATACCGGAAGAACTCGGAGCCGTTGTCGGGGGAACCATGGATCTGACAGAGGCAGCCACTGTTTCGGTCGGCAAGCCGTACATGCTAATACCACTTTCCTCGGACGCTTATCCGGACACCGATTCGATAGAAGTAACCGATGGCTTCGCGAGGTACTCCTGGGCCGACATGATCGGCTTCGACAATCCGGCGATCAATCCGACGATAATAATAGATCTTCTTGAACCCACTTCAATAGTCAGAGTTTCCGGCCATTTCATGCGCTCGTTCGCCTCGGCGGTCAATTTGCCGAAAAGTCTTTTAATAGGTGTCAGCGACGATGGGATGGAATTCAGGAACGTCGGCCTGGCAACAATTACCAACCCCTATCCGGCGCAGAATGAATTCATAAACGAGATATACTGGGTGGCCGTTGAACCGGTGGTGGCAAGATATGTGAAGATCGAGATCAGACCCAGGGGCAACGCGTGGACCATGCTGGCCGAGGCTACAGTCTGGGCAGTGAAGTAA
- a CDS encoding carbohydrate ABC transporter permease has protein sequence MNKRSLGKAWIYLLLIAGAVFFMIPFFWMFSTSLKSYDDVFAFPPVWWPSEVLWSNYADLLVELPFLRYTLNTIIVTGMTLLGFMLSSSLVAFGFSYFRIPGKKILFRILLVTLMIPPQVTMIPQFVLFNKLGWVGTFLPLIVPTFFGGAFSIFLLKQFFDTVPREFSDAAKLDGANEWKIFLKVYLPLSKPALATSALFIFIWTWTDFLNPLIYLNDDRMYTLSIGLQQLSTSRTTAWPQLMGGSVLMTIPIIVLFFLAQKTFIQGIQVGGIKS, from the coding sequence ATGAATAAAAGATCGCTCGGTAAAGCATGGATATACCTCTTGCTTATAGCCGGAGCCGTGTTTTTCATGATACCGTTCTTCTGGATGTTCTCGACGTCTCTCAAGTCCTACGACGATGTTTTCGCCTTCCCACCTGTATGGTGGCCTTCAGAGGTGTTGTGGTCCAATTACGCCGACCTGCTTGTGGAACTCCCCTTCTTGAGATACACTCTCAACACTATAATAGTGACGGGGATGACTTTGCTTGGTTTCATGCTTTCGTCTTCATTGGTGGCCTTCGGATTCTCCTATTTCAGGATACCGGGCAAGAAGATTCTCTTCAGGATACTGCTGGTAACTCTGATGATACCGCCGCAAGTCACCATGATACCGCAATTCGTTCTCTTCAACAAACTCGGCTGGGTCGGCACGTTCCTGCCGCTAATAGTACCGACTTTCTTCGGTGGTGCCTTCTCGATATTTCTTCTGAAACAGTTTTTCGACACCGTACCGAGGGAGTTTTCCGATGCGGCGAAACTCGACGGCGCCAACGAGTGGAAGATCTTCCTTAAGGTTTATCTTCCACTGTCCAAACCGGCTCTGGCGACTTCGGCGCTTTTCATATTCATATGGACCTGGACTGACTTTCTGAATCCGTTGATATATCTTAACGACGATCGAATGTACACGCTCTCGATCGGTCTCCAGCAACTGTCGACATCGCGTACGACTGCCTGGCCGCAACTGATGGGAGGGTCCGTGTTGATGACTATTCCCATAATCGTTCTTTTCTTCCTGGCACAGAAAACGTTCATTCAAGGGATACAGGTTGGAGGTATCAAATCATAG